In Amycolatopsis methanolica 239, a single genomic region encodes these proteins:
- a CDS encoding amidohydrolase codes for MLDLLVRNVRALTVSDERPRAHTVGVLHGRIVGLDEEVEGLAARTVVDGGGAVLTPGFADAHNHMVWYGLSLAEIDLSGCRTLDELYDMVAARAAELPSDAWVIGSKYDDFVLGGHPDRAALDRAGGGRAVWLKHRSAHMCTVSSAILAQAGVLDGSARVPEGGVVARDDDGAPTGLLGEQAQQLVDVLVKPYPVEELAAAIERAAKVYVSEGLTAVTEAGIGGGWIGHSPAEATAYHLARERGALPLRVELMPASEVLHPLGGNPADTGSIGVDLGLRSGFGDEFLRLGPMKIFTDGALSSRTAALTEPFCSHGGLGVLQDDPKVLRDTIVAAHRSGWRVAAHAIGDRAIDLTLDAFEEAQRVLPRPDVRHRIEHAAMVRPDQLPRLVALGVVPVPQARFLAEIGDTMAEALGEARVPWLYRQKSFVDAGLRVPGSSDRPCVGVGAPLAGLRSMIERTTSAGVVLSPDERVGAEEALRACTAHPAWASHQEHERGRLVPGLRADMVLLDDDPTTVPSERISEIGVLATFVGGRCVHGADGLRADGPAPV; via the coding sequence GTGCTCGACCTGCTGGTGCGCAATGTCCGTGCGCTGACCGTGTCCGACGAGCGTCCCCGCGCGCACACCGTGGGCGTGCTGCACGGGCGGATCGTCGGCCTCGACGAGGAGGTCGAGGGCCTGGCCGCCCGCACCGTGGTGGACGGCGGCGGCGCGGTGCTCACGCCCGGTTTCGCCGACGCGCACAACCACATGGTCTGGTACGGCCTGTCGCTGGCCGAGATCGACCTGTCCGGCTGCCGCACGCTGGACGAGCTGTACGACATGGTCGCCGCGCGGGCCGCCGAACTGCCGTCGGACGCGTGGGTGATCGGCTCGAAGTACGACGACTTCGTGCTGGGCGGGCACCCCGACCGCGCCGCGCTGGACCGCGCCGGCGGCGGGCGCGCGGTGTGGCTCAAGCACCGGTCGGCGCACATGTGCACGGTGAGCTCCGCGATCCTCGCCCAGGCCGGCGTGCTCGACGGCTCGGCGCGCGTGCCCGAGGGCGGGGTGGTGGCCCGCGACGACGACGGCGCACCCACCGGCCTGCTCGGCGAGCAGGCCCAGCAGCTGGTGGACGTGCTGGTCAAGCCCTACCCGGTGGAGGAGCTGGCGGCGGCGATCGAGCGCGCCGCGAAGGTCTACGTCAGCGAGGGGCTCACCGCGGTGACCGAGGCCGGGATCGGCGGCGGCTGGATCGGGCACAGCCCGGCCGAGGCGACGGCCTACCACCTGGCGCGCGAACGCGGAGCGCTGCCGCTGCGGGTGGAGCTGATGCCGGCCAGCGAGGTGCTGCACCCGCTCGGCGGCAACCCGGCCGACACCGGCTCGATCGGCGTCGACCTGGGCCTGCGCAGCGGGTTCGGCGACGAGTTCCTGCGCCTGGGCCCGATGAAGATCTTCACCGACGGCGCGCTGAGCAGCCGGACCGCCGCACTGACCGAGCCGTTCTGCTCGCACGGCGGGCTCGGCGTGCTGCAGGACGATCCGAAGGTGCTGCGGGACACCATCGTCGCCGCGCACCGCAGCGGGTGGCGGGTGGCCGCGCACGCGATCGGCGACCGCGCCATCGACCTGACGCTGGACGCGTTCGAGGAGGCCCAGCGGGTGCTGCCGCGCCCGGACGTGCGGCACCGCATCGAGCACGCCGCGATGGTGCGGCCGGACCAGCTGCCGCGGCTGGTCGCGCTCGGGGTGGTCCCGGTGCCGCAGGCCCGGTTCCTGGCCGAGATCGGCGACACGATGGCCGAGGCGCTGGGCGAGGCGCGGGTGCCGTGGCTGTACCGGCAGAAGTCCTTCGTGGACGCCGGGCTGCGGGTGCCGGGCAGCTCCGACCGGCCGTGCGTCGGCGTCGGCGCGCCGCTGGCCGGCCTGCGGTCGATGATCGAGCGGACGACCAGCGCCGGGGTGGTGCTGAGCCCGGACGAGCGGGTCGGCGCGGAAGAGGCGCTGCGGGCCTGCACCGCGCACCCGGCGTGGGCTTCCCACCAGGAACACGAACGCGGCCGGCTCGTCCCGGGCCTGCGCGCGGACATGGTGCTGCTCGACGACGACCCGACCACGGTGCCGAGCGAGCGGATCAGCGAGATCGGCGTGCTGGCGACGTTCGTCGGCGGCCGCTGCGTGCACGGTGCGGACGGGCTGCGGGCCGACGGGCCGGCGCCGGTCTGA
- a CDS encoding DUF1015 family protein, with translation MAEWARAIGTGWVPHGPVTGPDVDEFADADEITAALAATPGDSLLAVQHPHRRPGAASLREALPAARAMLDRLRERDYRRVREVVAPYRIAGRDGTAAGVLCLVDPSAVGARIRHSEEVYAGVVVERAAALRALGCATSAAMLVPVTGDGLTPAALAAMRGDPAVDLTDGAGRSHRLWLTGPGDEQDRLLAAVRAAPLLVADGNHRVAAAAEAGTPLLALVTAGPDLHIGAIHRTISGTGLDVRELTAAWRAAGLTVREVSEVDAVEPGTVTVSARGGELLVALPGGGPDHALVENLLLDRALGLDPEGPHVHALPDEHSPGPGTDAVLRLAPVPLSEVLAAHAQGRRMPRKSTYFTPKPRSGLLLAALEA, from the coding sequence ATGGCGGAATGGGCGCGCGCGATCGGCACCGGCTGGGTGCCCCACGGGCCGGTGACCGGTCCGGACGTGGACGAGTTCGCCGACGCCGACGAGATCACCGCGGCTCTGGCCGCGACCCCGGGTGATTCGCTGCTGGCGGTGCAGCACCCGCACCGGCGGCCGGGTGCGGCTTCGCTGCGGGAAGCCCTGCCCGCGGCGCGCGCGATGCTGGACCGGTTGCGGGAACGGGACTACCGGCGCGTGCGCGAGGTGGTGGCGCCGTACCGCATCGCCGGGCGCGACGGGACCGCGGCGGGGGTGCTGTGCCTGGTCGACCCGTCCGCGGTCGGCGCGCGGATCCGGCACAGCGAGGAGGTCTACGCCGGTGTCGTCGTCGAACGCGCCGCGGCGCTGCGGGCGCTCGGCTGCGCGACGAGCGCGGCCATGCTGGTGCCGGTCACCGGCGACGGACTCACGCCCGCCGCGCTGGCCGCGATGCGCGGTGATCCCGCGGTGGACCTGACCGACGGCGCGGGCCGCTCGCACCGGTTGTGGCTCACCGGTCCCGGCGACGAGCAGGACCGGTTGCTCGCCGCCGTGCGCGCCGCGCCCCTGCTGGTGGCCGACGGCAACCACCGCGTGGCCGCCGCGGCCGAGGCAGGCACGCCGCTGCTGGCCCTGGTGACCGCGGGGCCGGACCTGCACATCGGCGCGATCCACCGCACGATCAGCGGCACCGGACTCGATGTCCGCGAACTGACCGCCGCGTGGCGCGCCGCCGGGCTGACCGTGCGCGAAGTGTCCGAAGTGGACGCCGTTGAGCCCGGCACAGTGACCGTCTCCGCCCGCGGCGGCGAGCTGCTGGTGGCACTGCCCGGCGGTGGACCGGACCACGCCCTGGTGGAGAACCTGTTGCTGGACAGGGCACTCGGCCTCGACCCGGAAGGCCCGCACGTGCACGCGCTGCCCGACGAGCACTCCCCCGGACCGGGGACGGACGCCGTGCTGCGCCTGGCGCCCGTCCCGCTGTCCGAAGTGCTCGCCGCGCACGCGCAGGGCCGCCGCATGCCGCGCAAGAGCACGTACTTCACCCCGAAGCCGCGCAGCGGGCTGCTGCTCGCCGCCCTGGAGGCGTGA